The following DNA comes from Cryptococcus deuterogattii R265 chromosome 2, complete sequence.
TGTAGGGAAAGCAGGGCCCCCTATTCCTACAGTTCGTCCGCATAATGTTCTTCGCAGCTATTCGCCGTTACCGAGAACTTCTGTCTTGAAAAGTAGTTCGCCTGATATGACGCCGGAAACGGTCAGTCGACGAACGTCTCCGGACTCCTCGCCCAATCAAAGGCTTAAGGACAACTCTTCACAACTGATTCCACCTTCGTCTCCTGCCGCTGCAATGGTGccgtcttctccctctcaacAAGGAATGGGCCAGCCTCACGTTACTATGACAGTGAACAACCAGTCATCCTCTCACCCTCCAATGTTAAGACATTCAGACCCATGGACGAGTCATGAGGAAACGCTTCTTATCGTCCCCACCAAAGCCAGAGTCCCAGACCAATCTATCTCATCGCCGCTGAACGAGAGTCAGGGCTGGTTCAATCCAATGGTTGATGAACCTAGACCGATGTCTAATGTCAATGAGGTAGAACGTGGTGGAGTATTGCATAATGGGGAGAATGCGAGATATGTTGGACATGTGGGTGCCGAAAACGAAGTAGATCCAGAGGCAAGTGTGACATTTCTGGTCTGCATAAAGTTTCTGATCAAACATCTGCAGCTTGAAAACACGCAAGGTTTCACTTTCAGAATtgcttcaccttcaaagAGGGCAACGATGTCTGTTGGCTCAACTCCGGTAAGGAGGAGCCAAAGGATAGCCAGCCAACGTACAGcttccccatcccctcGGATACCAAGTCGGGCATCCGCTACACCGATCAAATCGCCCAAGCAGTCTTCTCTGATGAAAACGCCTTCAAGTAGAAGACTTAGTCAAAAGACTATGGGCCGATCCGGTAAAAGGAGTCCCAGCTTGTCTTTCAGATCCCAGTATGAAGCAGACGACGATATTTCTTCAAGTCATCCAGAGGTAAGTCTTTCTTAGTGCGAAACATGGACGTAAATTTAGATGGGTATAGCTGGCCGATACACTCCTCCCAGGGATGTTCTCTGCAGGTCCTGACCAAACAATACCGGATTCACAATCATCGAAAGCGAATTCTCCCTCACAACCATTGCGCCTTGGCCAAACCCCTGCCAAAAATATGTCCCCGCTTCGTTCGCAGAAGCCTTTCACATCACCTCAaatgtcttcttcacattCGCAGAAACGTTTCTCGTCGACTCAAATGTCCCCATCTCGATATCGGAATCATCCCATATCATCTCCAATATTTGATGAGACCGGATGTTCTGGTGTGAGTGCTGAAGTTGTGGCTTTCAGAGAATGCTATGCTCACGCCAGGTGTACTCTGATAGCTCGAGGAGACTGTTTACTTTAGGGCATTCAACATTCCTTCCCCGCCGCCTTATCATTTGACAGAAATGCCACCTGCCAgcccttctttccgtcGACGCCCATCACAACATCACGGCACACAAAGGACAAGCTCCCAAGTGTTGGCTGTCGCTCCGAACCAACCATCTGTGGAAGAGGTCACGAGGCCAGGACCTTCACCTATCCAGAAGCCATCTTCTACTGTCCCGAAAGGACAGAGGAAACGCAAACTGAGAGGCGACATACCCTCTAATAAGTCTGGGGAGGTGCTCATATCTGGTTCTGACAGTTTCAGAGCTTCGCAGCCGAAATTCTCTcggtcagaagaagaaaaggatgtaaaagaagggatgggagacgaggaaggagataagaggatgagagtgCAAGACTCTGAGAGTTGGGATGAGACAgataaagaggaagaggaaaatgaagatgaaccAGTAAAAGTGACACCTTGGAcaagagcagcagcaacttCGTCGACGCCCAATACGTCCACATCCGCTGCCCGAAGAGGCAAGGGTAAGACGACCGCTagaaaaacaaaatctTCAGCGAAGAGAACACCTactcaagctcaagagaAAGCAGCTTCCCTCGAGGCGTTTGGCTTTttcaaaaagagaaaacaaaaagaaaagaggtttGAGTTTGAGACCTCTTTCGATGAGGAGCTGGATGTGGAGTCTGATCAATCGGACGAGGAGGTTCGAGAAAGCCAGGCCACAACCACAGCAAAGAGTGTCACGAGCCCTCATAAGACACTGACTAAAGTTCCATCACCTCCCCCCCATCCCTCTTTGCGCCCTGCGGGCCTCCGTGAGCTCCGCCGCAGGAAAGCCGAGGAAGCTTCCCAAGCTGTTGAACGCACTCAATGGCCACCAGTGGATACTCAATATTCATCTCAGACTACTGcgactcttcctctttccctccctccctcttccttcccagaTACTCAAGATagagcagcagaagacgaagaaataGAGGGTGAAGAACGTCATTTGTTTGAAGAGTATATTCGATTGCAGGAGAGGCCATCGTCTAGTCAAATTTTGGCTTCGGAGAGAACGGGTGAGGGCTTCAGTTCTCAAAGTATGAGTATGGGCCTGAGGACGCCTGCGAGCACAAGGGCATACATGAGGGAGCTGAGGGAAGGTAGAGCGGGATTGCCGATGTCTGATAAAGAATAATAATTGTTTGTATCTTCAAGGGTGTATAAATAGGTATAATCACATGTATCGTATAGGGCCTCGGCAATGGGCGCTTGAAGTGTAGCGCTTATGATGGATGAATCACGTGGTGTCAGGTCACGTGACCTATGTGAAAGCGCTTAGGCTTCCTTGTTACTGATGCCGTCATTACCGGGCTCTACACCGCAACCATATCCCATTCCTCAACTtgttttccctttcctttgtaTCTTATCATCTACTTACTACATTACCAAGCATGTCCCCAATCGCTTCGAGTGCTTCTCCCCTTAAGTCAACCAAGCCCACCCTCTCCAGCCAGGAGGTTATGAACCTCGAGCACGAGTACTCGGCGTCAGTGTATCAGCCTATCTGATAGAAACCGGTGACACTAACACGTTTCGCAGTCACAATTACCACCCCCTTCCTGTGTACGTCACCTATAACAGAGCTGTTAGCAAATATCTGATATGGACCATTCATAGCTGTTTCGAGAAGGGTGTGGGTGCCCACGTCTGGGACCCCGAGGGCAATGAGTACCTTGACTTTCTTTCTGCCTACTCGTGAGTAGGCGCTTCTTTTTGGAAATTGTGAAAGTAGAGTGTATTGACAGCTGTTAATAGAGCAGTTAATCAGGGCCATTGCCACCCCGAAATTTGTGGGTTGACATACTGAATCGCCGTCGGTCATCCTAAACTCATCTACCGTGCAGTGAACACCCTTGTCACTCAAGCCTCCAAActcaccctctcctcccgAGCTTTCTACTCCTCTAACCTTGGTCCGTTTGCTAAGAAGATTACATCCATGTTTGGCTACGACATGGTTCTACCTATGAACACTGGTGCCGAGGCCGTTGAGACTGCCATCAAGCTCGCGCGTAAGTGGGGttacgagaagaagaagattcCCGACGGCAAGGCCAAAGTCCTTTCTGTCGAGGGTAACTTCCACGGAAGGACTATTGGTATTATCTCTATGTCCACGGACCCGGAGTCTAGAACTGGTTTTGGTCCTTTCTTGGAAAACGTCGGCCCTAGATGGGACACCGGGTTGATCAGGTACAACCACCCcgaggatttggagaaggTGCTCGAGAAGCACGGCGATGAAGTTGCAGCCTTTTTGGTTGAGCCCATTCAGGGTGAGGCGGggtaagtcttcttcatctttatGGATCCAAAAAAATCACAGCATTGACCCATCGACAGTATCTTCGTTCCAGACGATGGTTACCTTGCCAAGTGCGCTGAGATCTGCAAGAAATACAACGTTCTTTTGATTTGTGATGAGATTCAGACTGGTCTTTGCCGAACCGGTAAGATGCTCTGCTTCGAGTGGGACAACATTAGGCCGGACATTGTCATTCTTGGCAAAGCCCTTTCCGGCGGTAGTACGTGCCAGTAATATCCTCAATTTGTCGATCATCAACTAATTCGCCAATGTAGTGTACCCCGTCTCTTGTGTCCTCGCCGATAAGGACATTATGCTTTGCATTAAGCCCGGAGAGCATGGTTCTACGTACGGCGGTAACCCTCTCGGTTGCGCTGTCGCCATGACTGCTCTCGACGTTCTTGTCAAGGAGGGCCTCGCCAACCGATCCCTCCAGCTTGGTGAAATCTTCCGGTCTGAACTTGCCAAGCTCAACTCTCCCTTGATCAAGCTTATTCGTGGACGAGGATTATTCAACGGTGTGGTTATCGACGAAAGCgcgagcaagaagagaaggacagCGTGGCAGCTTTGTCTGTTaatgaagagcaagggctTGTTGGCCAAGCCTACTCACGTCAACATGTACGTTATTTCTTCTGGCACGACGACAACCTGCTAATTAGAAATGTAGTATCCGATTCGCTCCTCCACTCGTAATCAGCGAGGAGGACGTCCGCAAAGCTGTCAAAATCATCGGCGAGTCTCTTGAGGAGCTCGACACTGTAAGTTATTCATGTTTTTACAATGCAAGGTCCTACTCTGATTTCAACGAAGATTGAAAAAATTCCCGGtgatgagggtgaggagCACGAAGCTGCTATCAAGCTTGATGACTAAGCCTAAACCACCTAACCGGTTATGAAGGGTGATGTAACAGTATAACAGTATAAATCTGCGAGAAATGGCATTTGTCGAAAGCTAGCACAATCATAGCATTGCGAATTCTtaaaaaaatcaaaacaaCAAACGATTGTTGAAATGTGTCTGTCACTGTTCTTATCTATGCATGTTATATACATCACACGCCGTATTCTTTCAAGTCAAGAGTAATATCGCACATTACAGACTGTTTCTTCTGTGCTTGGCGGAACCCAGCGCTCATTCAcgcccttttttttctttcataATCTATGCAGAACAAGGCctcaagagatgaaaacCGTTTTACACCATAGCTCCAACACTCTTTTCTAAAATCTCTGCCTCTACTTGCTTTCTCtcccaccacctccttccttcatGCAGACCCATACTAGTCCCAGCCAAACCCAACAGCATAAACAAATCTCTCGCGCTCAGCGCCTCAGTCTGGAAGATATGTTGTAAAAGGGGAATATAGATGAGGGCAAGTTGACAGATGAAAGAAACTGAGATTGTCAAGAAGAGCATGCGGTTGCGGAACATGGGGGTGGTAAGCCCACGGTTTTGAAGGGCAGATACGAGGTCGAGGAAGACAAAGACTGTGAAAGTCTAATTTTTTATTATtagtattattattttttttcatccacATGATATCTGACATGAGGGAACGAAATG
Coding sequences within:
- a CDS encoding ornithine-oxo-acid transaminase, translating into MSPIASSASPLKSTKPTLSSQEVMNLEHEYSAHNYHPLPVCFEKGVGAHVWDPEGNEYLDFLSAYSAVNQGHCHPEILNTLVTQASKLTLSSRAFYSSNLGPFAKKITSMFGYDMVLPMNTGAEAVETAIKLARKWGYEKKKIPDGKAKVLSVEGNFHGRTIGIISMSTDPESRTGFGPFLENVGPRWDTGLIRYNHPEDLEKVLEKHGDEVAAFLVEPIQGEAGIFVPDDGYLAKCAEICKKYNVLLICDEIQTGLCRTGKMLCFEWDNIRPDIVILGKALSGGMYPVSCVLADKDIMLCIKPGEHGSTYGGNPLGCAVAMTALDVLVKEGLANRSLQLGEIFRSELAKLNSPLIKLIRGRGLFNGVVIDESASKKRRTAWQLCLLMKSKGLLAKPTHVNIIRFAPPLVISEEDVRKAVKIIGESLEELDTIEKIPGDEGEEHEAAIKLDD